aattcttgcaaattggaaTTCTGTGAACATTGTGTTCTGGGCAAGCAGACGAGGGTAAAATTTGGTTCAGCAATTCACAGTACGGAAGGAATTCTGGACTACGTTCACAGTGACGTGTGGGGACCTACCAAAGTGGCTTCTTTAGGAGGTATgcactattttgttacttttgttgatgattattcaagaaaagtatgggtgtatctaatgaaaagaaaaagtgaagttttggatgcatttctgaagtggaagaagatggtggagACTCGATCGGTCGAAAGGTCAAACGACTTGATCGATAATGGTACTGAGTACAAAAATGATCCATTTCTACAAGTATGTCAAGATGAGGGCATTGTGCGACACTTTACTGTTCAGGATACACCACAGCAGAATGGGGTGGCAGAACGCATGAATCGGACTATACtggagaaagttcgatgtatgttgtccaatgctggattgggcaaggaattttgggctgaggcagttaCATATGCGTGCCATCTAATTAACCGGTTGCCATCAGCTgcaataaatggaaaaactccTATGGAGATGTGGACTGGTAAACCTGCTACTGGttatgattctttacatgtttttggttccactgcatattatcatgtaaaagaatcCAAGTTAGACCCAAGAGCAAAGAAAACATTATTCATGGGTATAACTGGTGGAGTAAAAGGATACCGTCTCTGGTGTCCTGATACAAGGAAGATTATTTTCAGTAGagatgtgacttttgatgaatcaaCCATGATGAAAAACAAAGATTCACAAAAGGATGACAAAACCAGTGACGCTTTGCAGCAGGTGGagcttgaaaaggttaatgatgatcCAGCTAATACTGAaggaacaaatgatgaagaagtttCAACCCAAGAACTTCCACAGCAACAAGATTCAATTGCATATAGGAGGCCAAGAAGAGAGATTCGTAAGCCTGCTCGCTTTGATGATATAGTGGCCTATGCACTTCCAATTGCAGATGATGATGTTCCTTCTACTTACACAGAAGCAATAAGTAACCCTGATGGTGTAAAGTGGaagcaagctatgaatgaagaaatgcagtctcttcataaaaataggacttgGGAGTTGGTGACACTGTCCAAGGGAAAGAAGgcaattggatgcaaatgggtatatgcaaagaaggaaggatttcctggtaaaaatgaaattcgatacaaggctagattggtagcaaagggttacactcagaaagaaggaatagactacaatgaagtgttttctccagttgtgaagcattcgTCTATTCGGATTTTGCTAGCCTTGGTTGCGCAATATGATCTTGAACTAGTTCAGCTTGATGTAAAGACGGCTTTTTTACACGGTGATTTGGAAgaggaaatctatatgactcaGCCTGATGGATTCAAGTTgctgataaagaaaattgggtttgcaaACTGACGAAGTCgctttatggattgaaacaatctccgaGGTAGTGGTACAAGCGATTTGATCAGTTCATGAAAGGGCAAGGTACACAAgaagtaaatttgatcattgcgtGTATTTTCAGAAGCTACAAGTAGGAACTTTCATATACTTgctcttatatgttgatgatatgctgATAGCATCTAAGAGCAAAGTTGAGATTGAGAGATTGAAGACTCAACTCAATCTtgagtttgagatgaaagatctaggTGAAGCTAAGAAGATTCTTGGCATGGAAATATGTAGAGATAGAGCTCAAGGCAGAGTTAGCTTGTCTCAGAAGCAGTATTTGAAGAAAGTACTACAGCAGTTTGGCATGAACGAGCGGACCAAACCTGTAAGTACCCCGTTGGCTTCTCATTTCAAGCTTTCTGCACAACTATCTCCTTCAACAAATACGAAACAAGAATACATGTTACAAGTTCCGTATTCTAATGCAGTGGGTAGcttgatgtatgcaatggtgTGTACAAGACCCGACATTTCACAGGCAGTTAGTATAGTGAGCAGGTATATGCATAATCCTGGAAAAGGACATtggcaagctgtgaaatggattctacggtATATTCTGAAGACCGTGGATGTTGGAATACTGTTCAAGCAGGATACTACACTTGGTAAAGGTGTTATTGGGTACGTTGATTCTGACTATGCCGGTGATTTGGACAAACGAAGATCAACCACCAGTTATGTGTTTACACTTGCTGGAGGACCAATAAGTTGAAAGTCTACACTGCAGTCTACAGTTGCGTTGTCAACCACAGAAGCCGAATACATGGCTGTAACAGAGGCTGTAaaggaagctatttggttacaaGGTATGGTTAAAACCTTGGGATTGGTTCAGGAGCATATTGACGTgtattgtgatagtcaaagtgctATTCATTTAGCAAAGAATCAAGTCTATCATGCACGTACAAAGCATATCGACGTATGATTCCATTTTGTGCGGGAAATTATTGATGAGGGGAAAATTCGTCTTCAAAAGATCAAGACTGCAGATAATCCCGCAGATATGATGACCAAGGTGGTAACAACAATCAAGTTCGAACATTGTTTGAACTTGATCAATACCCTGCAAGTTTAACAGTTGAAGAAGGCACTATCAAGTATTGTTGTCAAAGGCAGAAAGAATTGTGTGAAGATAAGATTATCCTAATCAAATcttcaaggtggagattattgGCAACCATCTTTGACTTTTCAAAGATTGGGTGTCAGAAAATTGGGCACCGAAAATCTAAGCATTTAAGGCATAGATTTTTGGGTTGAAATTTAGCTTGGGATAATTGCaattttggtccctaattgtatagtgactttgcaagttgatccttgagcttcaactataaataggcctagttatttctcattttcaccATCCCACAAatgccattctctacttaaggcattatTCTCTctccttatttgtaaaaatttcacttgtattttggagtgaaatatatttggtagtgcccgaggacgtaggcaaaatttgctgaacctcgttaaaattctagtgttctttattgtttattCTGCATATTTTgcgagtgtgattgtagtgatttattgtgctattaaattacgatagagggatattctggctaggaaagacgtggtacttaagcgatcttcgtgatccacctctctttcctgggaattgaacttagtgtgattttttagtacaataattttactcttttacacgcttccgcgCAACACTGTCATTACACCTAACCTCCGATCGAGAAGCCGGTTCTTAAAGACCTCGCCGACAAAAGATAAGATCAGGAAAGGTGTCGATTGTGATCCTCACCCTTCTCTAAACATATGCAAGGGTATTTCCGCAAACAACGGGACCATCTCATCAGTATTCTCAGTAAGACGCATTGTCGTAACGCGCTTAGTGATCGGAACAACTGCGGAAAATGTGGCAACCGGTGCGAGTTTGGGCAACGTTGTTTGCGGTGGAGTTTGTACTAATGTTGCTAACAACGTTAACCATCGTGGCAAGTGTGGCAATCAATGCTCGTCTGGAGTTCGATGTGATAATGGATTTTGTGGTTATGCTTAGGTCTAAGTATTATAatggttttatcaaaatatatttgcCAATCGAAAATGCTTTGTCTAGGGCCGTTTTGATTATAAATAACACCGTTATCTACATGTATTTTTGTATAATGGGGGtaatatacacatattttatgGTGTCAGTAATTGATTTTAGTCATggtttttatatatgttatacgatattttcttttaaattttaagtagaCATATcctctatttatttgttaattttgttgttgtgataatttaaaattataaaaatactcacTCGGTATTCATGTAATAAAATGACATTGTAAtggacttaaatttaataaaaaattaattagcaaTTCTTAAAATTCACATCAACGTCTTAATCGAAATAAAGTATTTAGACTACCTAATGGCATTATAAGAGGTTTTTCTTTGGActaaattatagagtaaataactgaatattaaaatatactttaagtCTCTacatttttgcatatttaaaatttagtctcgcatacttttattttaaaattcaaatctctctatttttgaatttaaaattcgatccaattgttaacaccattaaattcttatgctcatcaattccatggtatgacattttgaaataaaaaagaaaatactcaCTTAGTAgtcatgtaacaaaaaaaagacATTACAATGGCttgaatttaatgaataattttaatagtgttgaCAACTATTAAGTGTTACATGAACATTTTAATCAAAGTAAAGCATTTGAGTTGATCAATGACATATTGTAAAAATTGAggtaccaaattatgtcaaaagttgaagtataaagattaaatcttaaatttgagtGTATTATAaagatcaaaattgaaatttaaccattattatAATCTTAATTTTGAGTATAGGATAGGGGCTAAACTTGAAAAATGACCATTTTCCTATATAATGCAGagggggagagagagagagagagagagagagagagagagaga
This sequence is a window from Gossypium raimondii isolate GPD5lz chromosome 5, ASM2569854v1, whole genome shotgun sequence. Protein-coding genes within it:
- the LOC128041125 gene encoding protein GRIM REAPER-like, with product MAVTEAVKEAIWLQGMVKTLGLVQEHIDVYDDQGGNNNQVRTLFELDQYPASLTVEEGTINRFLKTSPTKDKIRKGVDCDPHPSLNICKGISANNGTISSVFSVRRIVVTRLVIGTTAENVATGASLGNVVCGGVCTNVANNVNHRGKCGNQCSSGVRCDNGFCGYA